The sequence CGTGCACACACACCATGGAATTTCCATCAATCAAGAAATTCGAGACATTCTACTTTTATACAGCAGAAAGGCTAACAAATTCATATGGCAAACTTATACAAGTTCAGCAACCGAATTGCAACAAAACCAGTTATCAAAACCTTTAGTAGGCACCAAAACCTCCGTCATGAAAcacaaaatgacaaaaaaaaaaaaacacaatagtTCATCCACACAGACAGACGCGCATAAGAATGAGTCGGAGGCCGCAACAATTTCAGATAACTGctaagataattttaaaaacacaAATAATAGAAAAACGGCGgagaaaacaacaaagaaatgcGGAATTTTGGATATCAAAACAGAAGCAGGCCAAAAAAGTTCGAAAACCCTAAGTTCAAATCCAATTATCACACaactaatacaataaaaaaaaaatttttaaaaataattaaaaaaaaaaaaaaagaaaggagaatACCAAAAGTGGATTGAGCAGGGACAAACACCTCGTGCTGGTGCTTGCCATTAGAAACGGTGATCTTAATCATCGGCCCGAGTGACGAAGCACCGGTTTCGCCATCATCTTCGTCTTCACGCCTCTGAACAAGCATGCCTCCGGGCCTGAGCTCCCACTCGATCTCGTTGTTCTGCAACGGCACCGATCCTTTAGGGTTTGTAATCGTGCTCTTGCTCATGGTCGTCTTCTCTGACGGCCTCAAAGAAAACGACACCAAATCGATCgggatttttctctttttttttttctttttttttttttcttttgttttttgtgtccCTGAGAAAATGGGAGTGAAGAAGTCGATGACAGATGTTGTGGGCAAAATAGAAGATTTCAAGACTATTTCGTGACTCGGGTTTTGTACGGACAACGTACCACGGAAGAAATGGAAAGTGGTGTGGGCGTGATGGAGTACGAACTAAGATACTCCAAGCAGAATCATCGTTTAAATAAATCCCGTTCATTGTTTTTAACAGAGATTTTAAGCATGTAGTTAAGCTTTGGATAATGTCTTAATTTCgttcttaaatttataattagcaTCAGTTTTGAGATAATAATCTCAAATTAGTAGATAGATTAtagatataatatttaattgatttctcctaaattattattattatcatatttttttggttttggctaGGGATGGGCGTGAACGAGGAGGCCACGTTTGGTTTTTGGTGGTAGAGCGTCAATCATTTGCTGCAACAGCAAGGGCCAAATCGAAAACATTTGGGCAATGGGGTTGTTAGTTAATTATTTCATGATTAAAAGACACAATTTAGTGGATTGGTTCATAATTTATAGTAAGTACTCACATATTTTGGATTATAATTTACTCTTTTGCTTAAATATTACTCTTTTCTTAGGATTATATATGGTTATACCTCCCATATGAGTTGATATTAACCTACCCCACAAGaaagagtaaaaaataataataataataattataataatatatgcatctCCTCCACCATATGCTCTGCTCCCTACCCACTTGCCAAATGCCAATACTGCTTCCACAAGTAGGTCCAAAAAAGTAATGGCATTTTTTcacgttaatttttttttttttttttagtggaaTTGCTACTAAAATCATTTGTCAAAAACTCTCAACTCTTTCACAAAATCTTTCTTTCAACCCCTTttcaataattgaaaaaaaaaataatagtaataaattgtTCTATTGTGTTACTGTTTCCAAAGGTCGTTAGGAATTATTTCGTTAAcgatcaatttaaaaaatgaaaaaacaatctTAACTACAAAAACAACCATACAAATTGTTCAGTATTGCTCAAAGCAATTTGTAGGTGAGCAATCTTTTGTTTCCGagtaaaaacagaaaagaaaaagatacatAAGCTTCAAATATATGTGGCTTCTATTGCAAAGCCTTTAATATTTGACAATTTATATGTTTTGGAGATTGGAGAAGCTGTTTATGCCACTTCCATATGGTGAAAATCTTCCACCATTCACCAAATTATTCAGTTTATTATTACCAATTTAGTCGGCCACTACTACTAACAGCTCATACATCACTCTGCAACATTAAaactttttagaatttttttcattttcttcaacCTCTTCAAATTCATTCTGACCAAACATTAGAAAGAAAATCCAGAAACCAAAGAATGAAAACCATTTCAATAGTTCTGGACTCGAACCCCCAAGGCACTACACCAGTTGCACCAAACTGGCTAAACAAGGGAGGGTGAGAATGCATGGCAAATAGTCTCTGCAACCCTTGTGGCCATGCAAGGCATGCCTGCGCTTGTGATCCTCTATGCAGGTCTTGTCAAGAAGAAATGGGCTGTCAACTTAGCTTTAATGGCTCTCTAAGCCTTCGCAGCCGTCATGCCGTGTTGGATTCTCTGGGCTTACAATATGTCATTCGGTCATCGTCTATTCCCATTGTGGGGCAAACCTGGCGTTGCCGTTTCCAAAGATTTTCTGATTCAGCAAGCTTTTCTTCCCTCCACAGGCTACAATAATTTAACTCATTCAGCTCAACCTCTGTTTCCCATGGCTTCCATGGTCTTCTTCCAATACGCTTTCGCGGCCGAGACCGTGATTCTGCTTGCGGGATCAGTTCTATGTCGGATGAGCTATAAAGCTTGGATGCTATTTGTACCACTGTGGATCACTCTCTCCAACACTGTTGGAGCTTTCAGTGTATGGGGTGGTGGCTTTCTCTTCCAACTGAGGGTCATAGATTATTCCGGTGGCTATGTCGTCCATATGGCTTCTGGTTTTGCAGGATTCACAGCAGCGTATTGGGTAAGCACCAAATTATTATTACAAGAATAATTGATTTCCTTGACTATGATTTTCCTCCTAAATTTTCTTGGTTCTCCTCTGTTTTTGCTCTGTAGGTTGGGCCAAGATTAGAGGAAGACCAGAAAGAATCTGCACCTAATAATCTCATACTGGCACCGATTGGAGTTGGAATTCTTTGGATGGGATGGAGTGGTTTCAATGGTGGATATCCTTTTGCAGCTAATGTAGTTTCCTCCAGAGCAGTTCTTAATACACACATATGTGCTGCAACCAGCCTCCTTATATGGACATGGTGGGATATCTTCTTCCTCAAGAAACCCTCTGCTATTGGAGCTATTCAGGGAATAATGACAGGGTTGGTCTGTATAACCCCTGCTGCAGGTTACTAAAAGTACTTCCAAAACTTTTATATTCAGTATCTCAAGAACAAGTTCTTTTGTACAtagaaaaacatttttttcccctaattgGTTAACATAACCATAAACTTTGCACGGGTTTTAATGTTTTGTCCCATTTTTCAGGTCTGGTTCAAGGTTGGGCTGCCCTTGTGATGTGAATAGCTTCAGGGACAATTCCTTGGTGCAGCATGATGTGTCTTAGCAAGAAGCTGCCATTTCTGCAAAAGGTTGATGACAGTCTTGGCGTTTTCCATTCTCATGGTATTGCAGGAATCTTGGGTGGGGCTCTGACTGGACTCTTTGCTCATCCACAACTCTGTAACTTGTTCCTTCCAATCCCTGATTCAAACGGAGCATTCTATGGAGGCTCTAGGGGTGCACAATTTGTGAAGCAATTGGTAGGAGTAGGTTTCATTGTAGGATGGAATGTTGTAATTACATCCATTATCTTGCTTGTGATTAGAGCTTTTATTCCGCTGCGAATGACCGAGGAGGGGCTCAAAATTGGAGATCATGCGGCTCATGGTGAATCAGCCTATGATCTTACGGTACAAGCATGGTTGAATTCGATATAAAatcaatagaaaattaattgaacTTGTCCCTTTTTTATGAAAAGTGACAAATTCAAGAAcaacaataaagagttctatggatGCTGTTATAAAATTGTTagaaatatgaattttattgttataGGAGTTATAAATTAGTTATTTGATTGAATAACGACAATAATGTTCCAAGTagatatgtaaaataaaagagaggaaaaattaaggaagagaaaataaaaaatgagaaagaaagaaagttacATATAAAAGTAGTTTGatggaaagaaaatatttttgaacttATAGAATGTTCATTGATGccacattcaaaaaaaaaaaaaaaaacagtacaTGATAATCTTTCATAATCCACAATACAAAAATGATATCAGAAGATGGCCATAAGAACTGCTTCTCCTAACACATGCCCTTCAATTGCCTCCAACAGCTTCTCCTTGGTAACCTGTCGCAAGTTTTTGCAAAATGACATTATAAACAAtctaaatatatgttaaaaatttcACATCTAATTCCAAATACAATGCAAATGATC comes from Ziziphus jujuba cultivar Dongzao chromosome 6, ASM3175591v1 and encodes:
- the LOC107431227 gene encoding ammonium transporter 3 member 2, whose amino-acid sequence is MGWSGFNGGYPFAANVVSSRAVLNTHICAATSLLIWTWWDIFFLKKPSAIGAIQGIMTGLVCITPAAASGTIPWCSMMCLSKKLPFLQKVDDSLGVFHSHGIAGILGGALTGLFAHPQLCNLFLPIPDSNGAFYGGSRGAQFVKQLVGVGFIVGWNVVITSIILLVIRAFIPLRMTEEGLKIGDHAAHGESAYDLTVQAWLNSI